Genomic window ([Eubacterium] hominis):
CTTCTATCGTATAATTATCCTTTAATTCCGGAATCATTTCCAGAAATTTCCTAATCGCAGACTGTGCTTTTGTTGCAGCTTCACTTAAGAAACCATTTTCAATCGCTTCCTCTTCTACCTTATCTTTTTGTTGTGTGGCAAATGTTGTGTAGTCTTTGATACTGATTGGATTAAAGATATTTTTGGTTTCATCATATACTTCAATACTTTTTTCATCTATCACATTAGAGAAGATGGCAACTTCAGGAATCTTTACAGAAATAGTATGATCCTTTACATTGACTTCGGCTTTACTCATATCTACACCAGCAGATAATTTACCGGAATATGTCAATAAAAAGCTTTTTGTTGTTAAAGGGATATCCCAGCCATTCAGCTGTAAAGAATTTTCAAATTTACCTACTTTTGTATAATTGTATTCCATTGTCACAAGATCATTTACTTCCTGTAACTGTTGTGTTAATGCTGTTGATGTAATAGTTGGCTCACCACTTTTTCCACCAAAATGCATGCCGGCAAAAAAGATCAGGGCACAGACAATCAAAATGGCTACAATTCCACCAATGGCTTTTTTTGTTTTTCCCAATGTATCTAATATTTTCATGAGCTACCTCCAGAATTTGTTTTTATTATAGCATAAAAAAGCCTGTAAACAGCCTGATTTTAGAATATTGTAAGATTTCTTCATGTTTTATTTGCGGATAATCTTTCTTAACAAAAAAATCCTTTTTACCTCTTACAAAGGAAGTGATATACTTAATGTATAAGAAAGGAGTTATGAAAATGGAGAGCCAGCGATTGTATCAACAATTTCGTCGAACAGTGGAAAAATCTGCGTGGATTCTAATATTGTTAATCTTCATCATAGAAGTAATTGTGGCTGTTTTGATGATAAATGAACAACTTCTGGATGTAAATCAAACGCCATTAGAATATAGTCTTTCCTATGTTGTTTTACCAACACTTATCAATATGGAATGTGCAGCAGTTTATCATTATATTGAATTTAAAACAACATTCTCAGAAAGTAAAAAAAATTATTTTTTGATTCTTGTGTTTAATACATTTTGTTTAAGTACATCACTTGTACATAATGCGTTGCCATTAATCAGTTTAAGCTTTATTTTACCAATATTTTTAAGTGCTATATTTGGAAACAAAAGGATGACAGATCGTTCTTTCTGGTTATCTTTTATATCTTATATCATTACATCTTCTGTGGGAATCTATTATACTAAACAGCTAACCACAATGGTCTATTTAAACTATACCGCAGGCGCTATATTGGTGTGTGCAGGTTATTTAATCGCAAAAAATACGATTATTTATCAAAAGAAAAATCATGATGTGTTGATTTCCTTCAATGAACGTCAAAAAATTATGATTGAAGAATTGAAAAAGGATTCCTTA
Coding sequences:
- a CDS encoding GGDEF domain-containing protein, which encodes MYKKGVMKMESQRLYQQFRRTVEKSAWILILLIFIIEVIVAVLMINEQLLDVNQTPLEYSLSYVVLPTLINMECAAVYHYIEFKTTFSESKKNYFLILVFNTFCLSTSLVHNALPLISLSFILPIFLSAIFGNKRMTDRSFWLSFISYIITSSVGIYYTKQLTTMVYLNYTAGAILVCAGYLIAKNTIIYQKKNHDVLISFNERQKIMIEELKKDSLTQLYNHQTFYNELNEQIQKTRLNHQPLVLAIIDIDDFKRVNDTFGHVKGDKVLLELSNLMKAYKQDNMMLARYGGEEFCILFENTQLHDAYSFMEKMRLDFSHIEFAEMPSTRITFSVGLVELTSNADNAVSLVEKADLAMYQSKKEGKNKITVYQKNSA
- a CDS encoding DUF4230 domain-containing protein produces the protein MKILDTLGKTKKAIGGIVAILIVCALIFFAGMHFGGKSGEPTITSTALTQQLQEVNDLVTMEYNYTKVGKFENSLQLNGWDIPLTTKSFLLTYSGKLSAGVDMSKAEVNVKDHTISVKIPEVAIFSNVIDEKSIEVYDETKNIFNPISIKDYTTFATQQKDKVEEEAIENGFLSEAATKAQSAIRKFLEMIPELKDNYTIEVSFLDK